Proteins from a genomic interval of Quercus robur chromosome 9, dhQueRobu3.1, whole genome shotgun sequence:
- the LOC126701073 gene encoding uncharacterized protein LOC126701073 has product MFSVPSTNSDMQEDEDEDVQEVYSSGLPKKPVLGKRKGTNPVDNYFAPRTTLGAQPGLKSVFQSKERVRQADMAIARFLYDNCISFNVVNSVHYQKIIDAVAAVGPGYKGPSYHAVRVPLLRDQKKEVQLLVESQRRHWADTRHRSLINFLVYCPRGMVFVKSVDASDIVKSTRNLFKLFDEVVTWVGPKNIVHMITDNASNYVSAGKLLCEKYKTISWSPCAAHCLNLVLQDMGDMPHVERLKKRASKVTVFIYNHVALIAWLRKRPGWTDIVHVGATRFATTFLSFGSLHVHKHDLQALVTSKFFVDNRLTRESKAKEVVSIILDNSFWDDINVLVKISSPLIRLLRIVDSDQRPAIGYVYEGMHGARLGIKKIFRMKKHLYKPYTSIIKNRWDKHLRKDLHAAAYWLNPAFQYDEENFCRKPAVHVAVLDYIGTKYDGDKEKVIKETQYFRDRIGSFDRDLALSTSTTTHPDEWWKLWGADTPNLQKLAIRILSQTSASSECELCWSLFDQIHSKRRNRLKHQRLNDLVFVHHNLRLKHRLYNKKFNFDPIDYASIDKTNFWVFVEEEDPYLNYEELENAIDEEGAYPASAGPSSNIEEFVDDSSVVEGIDLGTFGQPVGPPPGFPRNDDEHDNYHDIDDL; this is encoded by the exons ATGTTTAGTGTGCCTTCCACAAATAGTGATAtgcaagaagatgaagatgaagatgttcAAGAAGTATATAGTAGTGGGTTGCCTAAAAAACCTGTTTTAGGTAAAAGAAAGGGTACAAATCCGGTGGATAATTACTTTGCTCCAAGAACTACTCTAGGAGCTCAACCTGGTCTTAAAAGTGTGTTCCAAAGTAAAGAAAGGGTGAGACAAGCTGATATGGCTATTGCAAGGTTTCTGTATGACAATTGCATTTCTTTTAATGTAGTGAATTCAGTGCACTACCAAAAGATAATTGATGCTGTAGCTGCTGTTGGTCCTGGCTACAAAGGTCCATCTTATCATGCTGTACGGGTCCCTTTGTTGAGGGATCAAAAGAAAGAGGTTCAGTTGTTGGTTGAGTCACAACGTAGGCATTGGGCAGATACTAGACATAGGTCATTGATTAATTTCCTTGTTTATTGTCCTAGGGGAATGGTATTTGTAAAATCAGTTGATGCCTCAGATATTGTAAAGAGTACTAGAAACTTATTTAAACTGTTTGATGAAGTAGTAACATGGGTTGGTCCAAAAAACATAGTTCACATGATTACTGATAATGCTTCCAATTATGTATCTGCTGGTAAATTGTTGTGTGAAAAGTATAAAACTATTAGTTGGTCTCCTTGTGCAGCACATTGCCTGAATCTTGTGTTGCAGGATATGGGAGACATGCCTCATGTGGAGAGACTTAAAAAACGTGCATCCAAAGTtacagtttttatttataatcatGTGGCTTTGATTGCTTGGTTGAGGAAGAGACCTGGTTGGACAGATATTGTACATGTAGGAGCAACAAGATTTGCTACTACTTTCCTTTCATTTGGAAGTCTTCATGTGCATAAGCATGACTTGCAAGCCTTAGTGACTAGCAAGTTCTTTGTGGACAATAGATTAACAAGAGAGTCAAAGGCAAAAGAAGTAGTTTCTATCATTTTAGATAATTCTTTTTGGGATGATATTAATGTTCTTGTCAAGATTTCATCGCCACTCATTCGTTTGTTACGGATTGTTGATTCTGATCAAAGGCCTGCAATAGGATATGTGTATGAGGGCATGCATGGAGCACGGTTGGGAATCAAGAAGATCTTCCGAATGAAGAAGCACTTGTACAAGCCATACACCTCAATTATAAAAAACCGTTGGGACAAACATTTGCGTAAAGATCTTCATGCTGCTGCATATTGGTTAAATCCCGCTTTTCAATATGATGAGGAGAATTTTTGTCGGAAACCAGCAGTACATGTGGCTGTTTTGGACTACATTGGGACAAAATATGATGGTGACAAAGAAAAGGTAATTAAGGAAACCCAATATTTTCGAGACCGTATTGGGAGCTTTGATAGAGATCTTGCATTGTCAACAAGCACAACCACTCATCCAG ATGAATGGTGGAAGTTGTGGGGTGCTGATACTCCAAACTTGCAAAAATTGGCAATTAGAATCCTTAGCCAAACTTCTGCCTCTTCTGAATGTGAGCTTTGTTGGAGTTTATTTGACCAAATACATTCTAAGAGGAGAAATAGATTGAAGCATCAAAGGCTCAATGATCTTGTGTTTGTTCATCATAACTTGCGATTGAAACATAG GCTTTACaacaaaaagtttaattttgacCCCATTGATTATGCAAGTATCGACAAAACtaatttttgggtatttgtggAAGAGGAAGACCCATATCTTAATTATGAAGAGTTGGAGAATGCAATTGATGAAGAGGGTGCATATCCAGCAAGTGCAGGGCCTTCTTCTAATATTGAAG AATTTGTAGATGATAGCAGTGTTGTTGAAGGAATTGATTTGGGAACATTTGGACAACCTGTTGGCCCTCCTCCTGGATTTCCAAGGAATGATGATGAGCATGATAACtatcatgacattgatgatttATGA
- the LOC126698575 gene encoding plasmodesmata-located protein 1 isoform X1, which produces MGLHKRPFFLFYLSLLSFITIFLFFPYVTIAADNTNLVYKGCAKQNFPDPIYSQNLKTLLSSLVSQASQKSFYTTTSGDSQNAMMGLYQCRGDLTLPDCNSCVSMIISRADKLCGQAIAARIQLSGCYLRYEVVGFKQVPNTELLYKTCGSTQASESGFEQKRDTAFDMVESGVKSGGSGDGGLFYTGSYESVYVLGQCEGDLGSDDCEDCVKTALERVKADCGDSISGQEYLHKCYISYSYYPNGVPRVESSSGTGKQHTQRTVAIAVGGLAAFGFVIVCLLFLKSLLKRKGGKHGG; this is translated from the exons ATGGGTTTGCACAAAAgacctttctttctcttttatctttCTCTGCTTTCATTcatcacaatttttttgttcttccccTATGTCACAATTGCTGCAGATAACACAAACTTGGTGTACAAGGGCTgtgcaaaacaaaatttcccAGACCCAATTTACTCACAAAACCTCAAAACCCTATTGTCTTCTCTAGTTTCACAAGCTTCACAGAAAAGTTTCTACACAACCACCAGTGGTGACAGCCAAAATGCCATGATGGGTCTGTATCAATGCAGAGGGGACCTCACTCTCCCTGACTGCAACAGCTGTGTGAGCATGATCATAAGTAGGGCTGACAAGCTCTGTGGCCAAGCTATAGCAGCTAGAATCCAACTCAGTGGATGTTACTTGCGTTATGAGGTTGTTGGGTTCAAACAAGTGCCTAATACTGAGTTGTTGTACAAGACGTGTGGATCAACTCAAGCAAGTGAATCAGGGTTTGAGCAGAAGAGGGACACAGCTTTTGATATGGTGGAGAGTGGGGTTAAGAGTGGTGGTAGTGGTGATGGGGGTTTGTTTTACACAGGGAGCTATGAGTCAGTGTATGTGTTGGGGCAGTGTGAGGGTGATTTGGGCAGTGATGATTGTGAGGATTGTGTGAAGACAGCTTTGGAGAGAGTCAAAGCTGATTGTGGTGATTCTATCTCTGGACAAGAGTATCTCCACAAGTGCTATATTAGCTATAGCTATTATCCAAATGGTGTCCCCCGCGTAGAGTCATCGTCAG GAACTGGAAAACAACACACGCAGAGGACAGTAGCCATTGCAGTTGGAGGTTTGGCGGCCTTTGGatttgttattgtttgtttgttgtttcttAAGTCGCTGTTGAAGAGAAAAGGTGGTAAGCATGGAGGCTGA
- the LOC126698575 gene encoding plasmodesmata-located protein 1 isoform X2, which produces MGLHKRPFFLFYLSLLSFITIFLFFPYVTIAADNTNLVYKGCAKQNFPDPIYSQNLKTLLSSLVSQASQKSFYTTTSGDSQNAMMGLYQCRGDLTLPDCNSCVSMIISRADKLCGQAIAARIQLSGCYLRYEVVGFKQVPNTELLYKTCGSTQASESGFEQKRDTAFDMVESGVKSGGSGDGGLFYTGSYESVYVLGQCEGDLGSDDCEDCVKTALERVKADCGDSISGQEYLHKCYISYSYYPNGVPRVESSSGTGKQHTQRTVAIAVGGLAAFGFVIVCLLFLKSLLKRKGDH; this is translated from the exons ATGGGTTTGCACAAAAgacctttctttctcttttatctttCTCTGCTTTCATTcatcacaatttttttgttcttccccTATGTCACAATTGCTGCAGATAACACAAACTTGGTGTACAAGGGCTgtgcaaaacaaaatttcccAGACCCAATTTACTCACAAAACCTCAAAACCCTATTGTCTTCTCTAGTTTCACAAGCTTCACAGAAAAGTTTCTACACAACCACCAGTGGTGACAGCCAAAATGCCATGATGGGTCTGTATCAATGCAGAGGGGACCTCACTCTCCCTGACTGCAACAGCTGTGTGAGCATGATCATAAGTAGGGCTGACAAGCTCTGTGGCCAAGCTATAGCAGCTAGAATCCAACTCAGTGGATGTTACTTGCGTTATGAGGTTGTTGGGTTCAAACAAGTGCCTAATACTGAGTTGTTGTACAAGACGTGTGGATCAACTCAAGCAAGTGAATCAGGGTTTGAGCAGAAGAGGGACACAGCTTTTGATATGGTGGAGAGTGGGGTTAAGAGTGGTGGTAGTGGTGATGGGGGTTTGTTTTACACAGGGAGCTATGAGTCAGTGTATGTGTTGGGGCAGTGTGAGGGTGATTTGGGCAGTGATGATTGTGAGGATTGTGTGAAGACAGCTTTGGAGAGAGTCAAAGCTGATTGTGGTGATTCTATCTCTGGACAAGAGTATCTCCACAAGTGCTATATTAGCTATAGCTATTATCCAAATGGTGTCCCCCGCGTAGAGTCATCGTCAG GAACTGGAAAACAACACACGCAGAGGACAGTAGCCATTGCAGTTGGAGGTTTGGCGGCCTTTGGatttgttattgtttgtttgttgtttcttAAGTCGCTGTTGAAGAGAAAAGGTG ATCATTGA